A genomic window from Hydrogenispora ethanolica includes:
- a CDS encoding DEAD/DEAH box helicase, translating into MNVQRFLDKITADRNYQGQIVFEQQSFAKEAVWGRLDPPLSEPVQRLLAEREIKDLYSHQADAINAIRSGRHTVVVTGTASGKTLCYHLPALESYLADPQSRALFLYPTKALAQDQLKSLQRLVEGLPAPPPAMGTYDGDTPVNLRKTLRDRGNFVLTNPDMLHQGILPKHPAWSAFFTNLKYVVIDEVHTYRGVFGSNVANVMRRLIRICRHYGSMPVFIAASATIHNPLEHAQELVGLPMELVDNDGSPRGSKHFIFWNPPYLDETRTERRSANTEAAWLMTELIRERIPTITFTKARVVTELLYRYVQDQLQRYSPSLAGKIRAYRGGYLPEERREIERQLFSGELLGVASTNALELGIDIGQLDACLITGYPGTIASTWQQAGRVGRAHEESLVVYIPHQNPIDQYLVKNPQYFFERNPEAAVIDPNNPHILMGHLRCAALEGPVSGLDCQSFGAYAPALLELLGEAGELKQLQHQWYWRSNGFPPADVSLRNISDNTFSIVDVTVKPGKVIGTLEEASAYQQIYTEAIYLHDGETYFVKEMNVPQKVSYVEKIDVDYYTQSITEVQITTTAKELEREWRKAATGFGDVEVMIKPYLFRKIKFGSRDSIGFGKIDLEPQVMQTNALWVVPPPSTLHRVKEFQRDPVEAMLGIANVLTEVLPFLVMCDTGDIGSVVDLKNNGAPSIFVYDKFPGGIGFAHRSFESVEDLFHKALELIQTCSCEDGCPSCVGSPLPPNPQLDPDTTAKGRIPDKEGALIILHDLLELEPYVPKERKAPAVAGASATPVPDVPYPPLLRLPEKIEQQLRQKLAMPRRKNE; encoded by the coding sequence ATGAACGTTCAACGATTTTTGGATAAAATCACCGCCGATCGGAACTATCAGGGGCAGATCGTCTTCGAGCAACAGTCCTTTGCGAAGGAAGCGGTCTGGGGCCGGCTCGATCCGCCGCTCAGCGAACCGGTTCAACGCTTATTGGCGGAACGGGAGATCAAGGATCTCTATTCCCACCAGGCCGATGCCATCAATGCTATCCGCAGCGGCCGCCATACGGTGGTGGTGACCGGGACCGCCAGCGGCAAAACGCTCTGCTATCATCTGCCCGCCTTGGAAAGCTACCTGGCGGACCCCCAGAGCCGGGCGCTTTTTCTCTATCCCACCAAAGCGCTGGCCCAGGATCAATTAAAAAGCCTGCAACGGCTGGTTGAGGGTCTGCCGGCGCCGCCGCCGGCGATGGGCACCTATGACGGCGACACGCCGGTCAACCTCCGCAAAACCCTGCGCGATCGCGGCAATTTCGTCCTGACCAACCCGGATATGCTGCACCAGGGGATCCTGCCGAAGCATCCCGCCTGGTCCGCCTTTTTCACCAATTTAAAATACGTGGTCATCGATGAGGTCCATACGTACCGGGGCGTCTTCGGTTCCAACGTCGCCAATGTGATGCGGCGGCTGATCCGGATCTGCCGTCATTACGGCAGCATGCCGGTTTTCATCGCGGCTTCGGCCACCATCCATAATCCGTTGGAACATGCCCAGGAACTGGTGGGACTGCCGATGGAACTGGTGGATAACGACGGATCGCCGCGCGGCAGTAAACATTTTATCTTTTGGAACCCGCCGTATTTGGATGAAACCCGGACCGAACGGCGTAGCGCCAATACGGAAGCGGCCTGGCTGATGACAGAGCTGATCCGGGAGCGGATTCCCACCATCACCTTTACCAAGGCCCGGGTCGTTACCGAGTTGCTCTACCGTTATGTCCAGGATCAATTGCAACGTTACAGTCCGTCGCTGGCCGGGAAGATCCGGGCCTACCGGGGCGGCTACCTGCCGGAGGAACGCCGTGAGATCGAGCGGCAACTTTTCTCCGGTGAATTGCTGGGAGTGGCCAGCACCAATGCGTTGGAGCTCGGTATCGATATCGGCCAATTGGACGCCTGCCTGATCACCGGCTATCCGGGGACCATCGCTTCCACCTGGCAACAAGCCGGGCGGGTCGGCCGGGCGCACGAGGAGTCGCTGGTGGTGTACATTCCGCACCAGAATCCCATCGATCAGTACCTGGTCAAGAACCCCCAATACTTTTTCGAACGGAATCCCGAGGCCGCGGTGATCGATCCCAATAATCCCCATATTCTCATGGGCCACCTCCGTTGCGCCGCGCTGGAAGGGCCAGTGAGCGGACTGGATTGCCAATCGTTCGGGGCCTACGCTCCGGCCTTGCTGGAACTGTTGGGCGAGGCGGGGGAGTTGAAACAGCTGCAGCACCAGTGGTACTGGCGGTCGAACGGCTTCCCGCCGGCCGATGTCAGCTTGCGCAATATCTCCGACAATACTTTCAGCATCGTCGATGTCACCGTCAAACCCGGCAAAGTCATTGGCACGCTGGAAGAGGCCAGCGCCTATCAGCAGATCTATACCGAAGCCATCTATCTGCACGACGGCGAGACCTATTTCGTCAAAGAAATGAACGTACCCCAAAAAGTCTCCTATGTCGAGAAGATCGATGTCGATTACTATACCCAGTCCATCACCGAGGTACAGATTACTACCACCGCCAAGGAGCTGGAGCGGGAATGGCGCAAGGCCGCCACCGGGTTCGGCGACGTGGAAGTGATGATCAAACCGTATCTGTTCCGGAAGATCAAGTTCGGCTCCAGGGACAGCATCGGTTTTGGCAAGATTGACTTGGAACCGCAGGTAATGCAGACCAATGCGCTTTGGGTCGTGCCGCCGCCGTCGACTTTGCACCGGGTCAAAGAGTTTCAGCGGGATCCGGTCGAGGCGATGCTCGGCATCGCCAATGTGCTCACCGAAGTCCTGCCGTTTCTGGTGATGTGCGATACCGGGGATATCGGTTCGGTGGTCGATCTGAAAAACAACGGCGCACCGTCGATTTTCGTCTATGACAAGTTCCCGGGCGGTATCGGGTTTGCCCACCGTTCGTTCGAAAGCGTGGAAGACCTTTTCCATAAGGCGCTGGAACTGATTCAAACCTGTTCCTGCGAGGACGGCTGCCCGTCGTGTGTCGGATCGCCGCTGCCGCCCAATCCCCAATTGGATCCGGATACTACCGCCAAAGGGCGGATCCCCGACAAGGAAGGGGCGCTAATCATCCTGCATGACCTGTTGGAATTGGAACCCTACGTCCCGAAGGAACGGAAAGCGCCGGCCGTGGCCGGCGCAAGCGCGACGCCGGTGCCGGATGTCCCGTATCCGCCGTTGCTTCGCCTGCCCGAGAAGATCGAACAACAGCTCCGCCAGAAACTGGCGATGCCGAGGAGGAAAAACGAATGA
- a CDS encoding DEAD/DEAH box helicase translates to MESSTISRDQLTEKNPEVPKGTLQLAQLFPDFQPMIEVSDDFARFLLPMHRKQWDSWEAFLLHYRGEELTLSRGFEELQVISHLQEHWRQNGVIAYPHQLETVKKVISQMRGRAILADEVGLGKTIEAAMILKEYMLRGLVKRFLILTPATLCRQWETELREKFEIPTLIARREYDWAHYDYLIASIDTAKKEIHRQQILDLYFDLVIVDEAHKLKSTATQNWQFVNSIQKKYFLLLTATPLQNDLKELFNLISLLRPGQLGNYRSFKSRYTHDKRKPKNPQELKGLLSEVMIRNKHGSNMGFTKRHVQDIPITLTNLEQSLYDQVSEFIRQSLRLDSSGMGGLPLLTLQREICSSTFAAVLTLFKLAQSMNIEEERQEQAASLFKLAQQIKDNSKMKVVIDLVKKTPEKVIIFTEFLATQSYIRTRLEQAGIFSLAFDGSLSASKKEFTKYEFKEYPKYQVLVCTESGGEGINLQFCNTMINYDLPWNPMRLEQRIGRIHRLGQARDVFIYNLSTRGTIEEHLLRLLHEKVRMFEMVIGESERVISKLSHGKSFEARIMEVVTQSGSQEEMNRGFTKLGQEIEGLLETEPDDLSDLL, encoded by the coding sequence TTGGAATCATCGACCATATCCAGGGATCAACTTACCGAGAAGAATCCGGAAGTTCCAAAGGGCACACTGCAGCTGGCCCAACTCTTTCCCGATTTTCAGCCGATGATCGAGGTCTCCGACGACTTCGCCCGGTTTTTGTTGCCGATGCACCGCAAACAATGGGATAGCTGGGAAGCCTTTTTACTGCACTATCGCGGCGAGGAACTGACTCTCAGCCGAGGCTTTGAAGAGCTGCAGGTCATCAGCCATCTGCAGGAGCATTGGCGCCAGAACGGCGTCATCGCCTATCCCCACCAATTGGAAACGGTTAAAAAAGTCATCTCCCAAATGCGCGGCCGGGCCATCCTCGCCGACGAGGTCGGTCTGGGCAAGACCATCGAAGCGGCAATGATTCTCAAAGAATATATGCTGCGCGGGCTGGTGAAACGCTTTTTGATCCTGACTCCGGCCACCCTCTGCCGGCAATGGGAGACCGAGCTACGCGAGAAGTTTGAGATTCCGACCCTGATCGCCCGCCGTGAATACGACTGGGCTCATTATGACTACCTGATCGCTTCCATCGACACGGCCAAGAAAGAGATCCACCGCCAGCAGATCCTGGATCTCTATTTTGACCTGGTGATCGTGGACGAAGCCCATAAACTGAAGAGTACCGCCACCCAGAACTGGCAGTTTGTGAACAGCATTCAGAAGAAATACTTTCTGTTGCTGACCGCCACCCCGCTGCAGAACGATCTGAAGGAACTCTTCAACCTGATCTCGTTGCTCCGCCCCGGACAGCTGGGCAACTACCGCAGCTTCAAAAGCCGCTACACCCATGACAAGCGGAAACCGAAGAATCCCCAGGAATTGAAGGGGCTCCTCAGTGAGGTCATGATCCGCAACAAACATGGTTCGAATATGGGTTTCACCAAACGGCACGTCCAGGACATCCCGATCACCCTGACTAATCTGGAGCAGAGCTTGTATGATCAGGTCAGCGAGTTCATCCGCCAGAGTTTGAGGCTGGACAGCTCGGGCATGGGCGGCCTGCCGCTGCTCACCTTGCAACGGGAGATCTGTTCCAGCACCTTCGCGGCGGTATTGACCCTCTTCAAACTGGCGCAATCCATGAATATCGAGGAAGAACGGCAAGAACAGGCGGCCTCCCTTTTTAAGCTGGCGCAACAGATCAAGGATAACTCCAAGATGAAAGTGGTCATCGATCTGGTCAAGAAGACCCCGGAGAAGGTGATCATCTTCACGGAATTCCTGGCCACCCAAAGTTATATCCGGACCCGGCTGGAGCAAGCCGGCATCTTCAGTCTGGCCTTTGACGGCAGTCTGTCGGCCAGCAAGAAAGAGTTCACCAAATACGAGTTCAAGGAGTATCCCAAATATCAAGTGCTGGTCTGCACCGAATCGGGCGGCGAGGGCATCAACCTCCAGTTCTGCAACACGATGATCAACTATGATCTGCCCTGGAATCCGATGCGCTTGGAGCAGCGGATCGGCCGGATCCACCGTTTGGGACAGGCGCGCGATGTGTTTATCTACAACCTTTCGACGCGGGGCACCATCGAGGAGCATCTGCTGCGGCTGCTCCATGAGAAAGTGCGGATGTTCGAGATGGTGATCGGCGAGAGCGAACGGGTCATCAGCAAGCTGAGCCACGGCAAGAGCTTCGAGGCGCGGATCATGGAAGTGGTCACCCAGTCCGGTTCTCAGGAAGAGATGAACCGGGGCTTCACCAAGCTCGGCCAGGAGATC
- the pta gene encoding phosphate acetyltransferase, with the protein MDFLQVIKEKASAAQRRIILPESGDSRVLKAARQIVDQKLARITLIGEERQLPRQASDLRIDLSDLEIIEPAAHPKREQYVKTLYQLRREKGLSLDEARELLNNPLYFGTMMVYCGDMDGMVAGSISTTGNVLRPALQIIKTERRYQTVSGAFLIFVPDCILGEHGLFVFADCAVNVNPDSRTLAEIGIQAGHTARNLANFEPVISFLSFSTQGSASHEMVDKVREAVQIAREMEPSWAIDGEFQADAALIPAVGRQKAPGSPVAGKANVLVFPDLQSGNIGYKLVERLAKAVAIGPILQGMAKPVNDLSRGCNSDDIVNMVAITAVQAQATIRP; encoded by the coding sequence ATGGATTTTTTACAGGTCATCAAGGAGAAAGCCAGCGCGGCGCAGCGTCGCATCATCCTGCCGGAGAGCGGTGACAGCCGGGTGCTGAAAGCGGCGCGGCAGATCGTCGACCAAAAGCTGGCCCGGATCACGTTGATCGGGGAAGAACGGCAACTGCCGCGACAGGCTTCGGATTTGAGGATCGACCTCTCGGACCTGGAGATCATCGAGCCTGCGGCACATCCCAAGCGTGAGCAGTATGTTAAAACTCTTTACCAGCTCCGCAGGGAAAAAGGATTGTCGTTGGACGAAGCCCGGGAGTTATTGAATAATCCTTTATATTTCGGAACCATGATGGTTTATTGTGGGGATATGGATGGCATGGTGGCCGGATCGATCAGCACCACCGGGAATGTGCTCCGGCCAGCCCTTCAGATCATTAAAACGGAGCGGCGCTATCAGACGGTATCCGGTGCCTTCCTGATTTTTGTGCCGGATTGTATCCTCGGAGAGCATGGGTTGTTCGTCTTTGCCGATTGCGCCGTGAATGTCAATCCTGATTCGCGGACGCTGGCGGAGATCGGCATTCAGGCCGGACATACTGCCAGGAATCTGGCAAATTTTGAGCCGGTCATCAGCTTTCTCTCTTTTTCCACTCAAGGGAGCGCCAGCCATGAGATGGTCGACAAGGTCAGGGAAGCGGTTCAAATCGCCCGGGAAATGGAGCCCTCTTGGGCAATTGACGGCGAATTCCAAGCCGATGCCGCGCTGATCCCGGCGGTCGGACGCCAAAAAGCGCCGGGGAGCCCGGTGGCCGGCAAAGCCAATGTGCTCGTCTTCCCGGATCTGCAGTCCGGCAACATCGGGTATAAACTGGTGGAGCGGCTGGCCAAAGCCGTGGCGATCGGGCCAATCCTTCAGGGCATGGCCAAACCGGTGAATGATCTGTCGCGCGGCTGCAACAGCGATGATATCGTCAATATGGTCGCGATAACTGCGGTGCAAGCTCAAGCCACGATCCGTCCGTAA